One stretch of Nitrospirota bacterium DNA includes these proteins:
- a CDS encoding response regulator, translating to MNSKSEIRNPQSEIKKILIVDDDAELRANLSEILIGAGYHTDEASSGKEAIEKADAEEFDIALLDLMMPKISGIDILTELRKVRPKTKIIMITAFATVENAVDAIKKGASDYISKPFKVEELLTTIRRVLEEARFEEGVRKLDLDYIMISLSNPIRRNIIRLLSSRTSMRLMEITRELDIEDHTKVVFHLKMLKESAIIEQDKEKSYFLTREGERIVNCLKVLESFL from the coding sequence ATGAATTCAAAATCCGAAATCCGCAATCCCCAATCCGAAATCAAAAAGATTCTAATAGTAGATGATGATGCAGAGTTGAGGGCGAACCTCTCTGAGATACTGATAGGAGCAGGATATCATACGGATGAAGCCTCATCTGGCAAAGAGGCGATAGAAAAAGCTGACGCTGAAGAATTTGATATTGCACTTCTTGATTTAATGATGCCAAAGATTAGTGGCATCGATATCCTTACAGAACTTAGAAAGGTAAGACCAAAAACAAAAATAATCATGATCACAGCCTTTGCAACTGTAGAAAATGCAGTTGATGCTATAAAAAAAGGAGCAAGTGACTATATATCCAAACCCTTTAAGGTTGAAGAACTCCTGACTACAATAAGGCGTGTGCTTGAAGAAGCCAGGTTTGAAGAAGGTGTAAGGAAATTAGACCTCGACTATATAATGATTTCTTTATCCAATCCTATAAGGAGAAATATTATACGATTGCTTTCCTCAAGAACGAGTATGCGTTTAATGGAAATAACGAGAGAACTTGATATAGAGGATCACACGAAAGTGGTCTTTCATCTGAAGATGCTTAAAGAGTCGGCAATCATAGAACAGGATAAAGAAAAGTCATATTTCCTCACAAGAGAAGGGGAAAGGATCGTCAACTGTCTTAAGGTTTTAGAAAGCTTCCTTTAA
- a CDS encoding four helix bundle protein, with protein MNRNEMKKRTKEFAKRIIDLCRKLPDNREGRLIGNQIFRSGTSLAANYRAACRARSINEFISKLSIMEEEADETLFWLELIKEIEILDKSMLNSLIKENDEIIAIIVSRGNKK; from the coding sequence ATGAATCGTAATGAAATGAAAAAGAGAACCAAAGAATTTGCTAAGAGAATAATCGATCTTTGCCGAAAACTACCAGATAACAGAGAAGGAAGATTAATTGGTAATCAGATATTTCGTTCTGGGACCTCTTTGGCAGCTAATTATAGAGCTGCCTGTCGAGCGAGGTCAATCAATGAATTTATTTCAAAACTCTCTATTATGGAAGAGGAAGCAGATGAAACTTTGTTTTGGCTCGAGTTAATAAAAGAAATAGAAATTCTTGATAAAAGCATGCTTAATTCTTTAATAAAAGAGAATGATGAAATTATAGCAATTATCGTTTCCAGAGGTAACAAAAAATGA
- a CDS encoding ATP-binding protein produces the protein MSELELFIDNFMIITPICLLYFVYGLAFLFLGVAIVVKDKKASELRLASCLWLLAGFGFSHGAHEWLELYLLLQEKYISVQEIFFVNLVIVFVVVLSFLFLLQFGLALIRSIDNNRMKWLKVIPAILFLFWVIYLWNNGFSIDIQFFEKADSMARNTFGLLGGVVTAYGLVTYSREVKNLDLSVSKNLFYAGITFVFYGFFAGIVPSRSMLPFLPFPVEVLRGISAVLLTCFIIKALNIFDIEKKRRLEQQLKRLAKSEKLASLGQLAAGIAHEINNPLTNVSLNIQTLRERLKDAITDKDILQKLEAIEKNVDKASIIVKELLQSSHQRESEFIPLNINNIINSTLTLLRYKLNSVTIHQNLTDVPDIIGDTGKLQQVFINILNNALEAMPDGGDIYISTSCDNNDVKIEISDTGSGISDEHLTRVFDPFFTTKGVGAGTGLGLSICYGIINQHDGTIEISSSVGRGTTVIIKLPS, from the coding sequence ATGTCTGAATTGGAACTATTTATAGATAATTTTATGATTATTACTCCGATCTGCCTGCTTTATTTCGTTTATGGTCTTGCATTCCTCTTTTTAGGTGTAGCTATTGTTGTAAAAGATAAGAAGGCAAGCGAGTTGAGACTTGCAAGTTGCCTCTGGCTTCTGGCCGGGTTTGGTTTTTCACACGGAGCCCACGAATGGCTTGAACTCTACCTCCTTTTACAGGAGAAATATATATCGGTGCAGGAGATATTCTTTGTGAACTTAGTAATAGTATTTGTTGTTGTTCTCTCCTTCTTATTCCTGTTACAGTTTGGCTTAGCACTTATACGCTCTATTGATAATAATCGCATGAAGTGGTTAAAAGTAATTCCAGCGATTCTTTTTCTTTTCTGGGTCATATACCTATGGAATAATGGATTCAGTATAGATATACAGTTCTTTGAAAAAGCAGACAGTATGGCAAGAAATACATTTGGTCTTCTCGGCGGGGTCGTAACTGCTTATGGGTTGGTGACATACTCCCGCGAGGTAAAAAACTTAGACCTTTCTGTTTCAAAAAATCTATTTTACGCCGGTATCACATTTGTATTTTATGGTTTTTTTGCTGGAATTGTCCCTTCTCGCTCAATGTTACCTTTTCTTCCATTCCCGGTAGAAGTGCTGCGTGGTATATCAGCTGTCTTGCTTACCTGTTTTATAATAAAGGCACTTAATATTTTTGATATAGAAAAAAAGAGAAGATTAGAGCAACAACTAAAACGCCTTGCAAAGTCTGAGAAACTGGCATCTCTCGGACAGCTTGCCGCTGGCATTGCTCACGAGATAAACAACCCTCTAACAAATGTATCCTTGAATATACAGACCCTTAGGGAACGACTAAAAGACGCTATCACAGACAAAGACATTTTACAAAAACTTGAAGCGATTGAAAAGAATGTAGACAAGGCATCTATAATTGTAAAAGAGCTATTGCAGTCTTCTCACCAGAGAGAATCCGAATTCATTCCTTTAAATATCAATAATATAATAAATAGCACCCTGACACTTTTGAGGTATAAACTCAATAGCGTGACAATCCATCAGAACCTTACGGATGTCCCTGATATAATAGGTGACACAGGGAAACTTCAACAGGTCTTTATAAATATCCTTAATAATGCATTAGAAGCAATGCCTGATGGCGGGGATATTTATATATCTACATCCTGCGACAACAATGATGTCAAAATAGAAATATCTGACACAGGTAGCGGTATCTCAGATGAGCATCTCACAAGGGTATTTGACCCATTCTTCACTACGAAGGGGGTGGGTGCTGGCACAGGACTTGGACTTTCAATCTGCTATGGTATAATCAATCAACATGATGGAACTATAGAAATATCAAGTTCTGTTGGAAGAGGAACAACAGTAATTATTAAGCTCCCATCATAG
- a CDS encoding four helix bundle protein, producing the protein MEKAKTFRDLLVWQKAHALALDVYKMTQDYPKEEKFGLVSQMRRSAVSIAANISEGFTKKGHRDKMNFYNIAQGSLEELKYYLILSHDLGYLDLLKNLFEKAEEVGRLLSRLHTSLENKQ; encoded by the coding sequence TTGGAAAAGGCAAAGACTTTCAGAGATTTGTTAGTATGGCAGAAAGCACATGCACTGGCTCTTGATGTCTATAAAATGACACAAGATTATCCCAAAGAAGAAAAATTTGGGCTTGTTTCTCAAATGAGACGGTCAGCTGTTTCTATAGCTGCAAACATATCAGAAGGTTTTACTAAGAAAGGACACAGAGATAAGATGAACTTTTACAATATTGCCCAGGGTTCTTTAGAAGAACTCAAATACTATCTGATTCTTTCACATGACCTGGGATATCTGGATTTACTTAAAAATCTGTTTGAGAAAGCTGAAGAAGTCGGTCGGTTGTTAAGCAGACTTCATACTTCTCTGGAGAATAAACAATGA
- a CDS encoding ATP-binding protein: MFKFKSLIAKLIFMGIIMLTFLAIYITADYRFTHHVKDEAKRISIVSRERMLIHRMALKTRAVIIEASLSVEKEVLEKGIKKLMAEYEEGLYGLRDGSERLGLKPIPEHYQESISHLNALIELWQNIQKPVLFEVLRLPPERKNETCRMCHSAIRDNIGKIEVFVSSIERHHEKEIKDFDTLRLYVLGFFFIATVFIICYAIQSIIKPVKRLRDATKEIEKGNFDVRVDVKSKDEIGESSSAFNQMTQTLKILFDEKTRHLREVWALTDASNIIFAISPTANIYEAICNIAVRNFDLRMVWIGLIEEGSYDIKIVAHAGFEEGYLSTIKVTWDDSPTGMGPSGMAIKTKTSRVIHDYESDPAITPWRQESLKRGYRSSMAVPIIFSDGKVIGVLRFYSGEPQFFTGKMFDIFQVFANQAATAIENRWLIEGLEEKVHERTKELEMSNLELKKLTNAVEQAAESVVITDTRGTIQYVNPAFSAISSYSKEEALGNNPRILNSGKNPPGLFKGMWETILSGRVWKGTVINKKKTGELYYEEMTVTPVMDNQGKITNFIAIKKDVTERVRAEEELQAAMKQAESASRAKSEFLALMSHEVRTPLNSIIGFSDMLAEGIEGPLTEKQKEHINSIHKSGEHLLSLINDILDLSKIEAGKMDLELNKFLLRDLLNSSLLFFREKARSHNIEISLKMEDEGIIIEADIRRLRQVMLNLLSNAIKFTPDGGSVRVTARKVRNMNVIARSVSGPEQSEGTRNEIATPSARNDSLRDFIEISVEDTGIGISKEDQAKLFQPFQQIESDIVRKVGGIGLGLAISKKFVELHGGRIWVESEVGKGSRFVFVIPVRQ; the protein is encoded by the coding sequence ATGTTTAAATTCAAATCCCTCATAGCAAAACTTATCTTTATGGGCATCATAATGCTCACATTTCTTGCCATCTATATCACTGCTGACTATAGATTTACACATCACGTGAAGGATGAGGCAAAGCGTATTAGCATTGTAAGCAGAGAGAGAATGCTGATACACCGTATGGCATTAAAAACAAGGGCTGTGATAATTGAAGCTTCACTGTCCGTTGAGAAAGAGGTGTTAGAAAAAGGGATTAAAAAGCTGATGGCTGAATATGAAGAGGGGCTCTATGGCTTGAGAGATGGAAGTGAAAGGCTCGGACTGAAGCCTATACCTGAGCATTATCAAGAATCAATCTCACATCTCAATGCCTTAATTGAGCTATGGCAGAATATCCAAAAACCAGTCCTTTTTGAAGTATTAAGGCTTCCTCCAGAGAGAAAGAATGAAACCTGCAGAATGTGTCATTCAGCCATACGTGATAACATTGGAAAGATAGAGGTCTTTGTAAGTTCCATCGAAAGGCACCATGAAAAGGAGATAAAGGATTTTGACACCCTCAGGCTTTATGTATTAGGATTTTTCTTTATTGCAACAGTCTTCATTATATGTTATGCGATACAGAGCATCATAAAACCTGTAAAGAGACTCAGGGATGCAACAAAAGAGATTGAAAAGGGGAATTTTGATGTAAGGGTTGATGTAAAGAGCAAGGATGAGATAGGAGAGTCGAGCAGTGCTTTTAATCAAATGACACAGACCCTCAAGATTCTTTTTGATGAAAAGACAAGACACCTAAGAGAAGTATGGGCACTTACGGATGCATCAAATATCATTTTTGCTATTTCCCCTACAGCGAACATCTATGAAGCGATATGCAATATTGCAGTCAGAAACTTTGACTTAAGGATGGTATGGATTGGGCTAATAGAGGAAGGAAGTTACGATATAAAAATAGTTGCTCATGCAGGTTTTGAGGAAGGCTATCTATCAACCATAAAGGTTACATGGGATGACTCACCTACTGGTATGGGACCATCTGGCATGGCTATAAAGACAAAGACTTCGAGGGTTATACACGATTATGAATCTGACCCTGCAATCACTCCATGGAGACAAGAGTCATTGAAGAGGGGTTACCGCTCTTCGATGGCAGTGCCAATAATTTTCTCTGATGGCAAAGTAATAGGTGTTCTCAGGTTTTATAGCGGTGAGCCACAGTTTTTTACAGGGAAGATGTTTGATATCTTTCAGGTCTTTGCTAATCAGGCAGCAACTGCCATCGAGAACAGATGGCTTATTGAAGGGCTTGAGGAGAAGGTGCATGAGAGGACAAAAGAGCTTGAGATGTCTAATTTGGAGCTTAAAAAATTAACTAATGCGGTTGAGCAGGCAGCAGAATCGGTTGTAATAACTGATACCAGAGGAACAATACAATATGTCAATCCAGCATTCTCTGCAATATCAAGTTACAGTAAAGAGGAAGCCTTGGGAAATAATCCAAGAATTCTTAATTCTGGCAAGAATCCTCCTGGATTATTTAAAGGCATGTGGGAGACCATATTGTCGGGCAGGGTATGGAAGGGAACTGTTATCAATAAGAAGAAAACAGGAGAACTTTATTATGAAGAGATGACGGTGACTCCTGTGATGGATAATCAGGGGAAAATTACAAACTTTATAGCCATTAAAAAAGATGTGACAGAGAGGGTTAGGGCAGAAGAAGAGCTTCAGGCTGCTATGAAGCAGGCAGAGTCTGCGAGCAGGGCGAAATCAGAGTTTTTAGCCCTCATGTCCCATGAAGTAAGGACACCCCTTAATTCAATAATTGGCTTTTCAGATATGTTGGCTGAAGGGATAGAAGGACCATTGACAGAGAAACAGAAGGAGCATATTAACAGCATTCATAAAAGTGGAGAACACCTTCTTTCTCTTATAAACGACATACTTGATTTATCAAAGATAGAGGCAGGAAAGATGGATCTTGAGCTAAATAAATTCCTCCTGAGAGACCTTCTTAATTCGAGTTTACTCTTTTTCAGGGAGAAGGCACGCAGTCATAATATAGAGATTTCCCTAAAGATGGAGGATGAGGGGATTATTATTGAGGCTGATATAAGGAGGCTGAGGCAGGTGATGTTGAACTTGCTTAGCAATGCCATAAAGTTCACACCTGATGGGGGTTCCGTGCGGGTAACCGCACGAAAAGTTCGCAACATGAATGTCATTGCGAGGAGCGTTAGCGGTCCCGAGCAAAGCGAGGGAACTCGGAACGAGATTGCCACGCCTTCGGCTCGCAATGACAGTTTGAGAGATTTCATCGAAATCTCTGTTGAGGATACAGGTATCGGTATATCGAAGGAGGACCAGGCAAAACTCTTTCAGCCATTTCAGCAGATAGAATCTGATATTGTGAGGAAGGTTGGGGGTATAGGGCTTGGTCTTGCCATCTCCAAGAAGTTTGTGGAACTACATGGTGGGAGGATATGGGTTGAGAGTGAGGTAGGAAAGGGTAGTAGGTTTGTATTTGTGATACCGGTGAGACAGTAG
- a CDS encoding molecular chaperone TorD family protein: protein MISRADIYAQLSEFFKEPTEEFADDVASGRLLNFFNEVFSILGLDASLLTGLSISGNVYTLLKDEYRKLFIGPIPPYIVPVESVYKRWSDDPGCKLAIAGEKGYLMGDPAIDMIKRYQANGIVIPDKYSSMPDHIALELEYMSYLCNNASKREQREFLETHLDWIDSLSEDINMVDKGGFYSTAIQITEKMGRFYFLDSEDKR, encoded by the coding sequence GTGATATCTCGTGCTGACATATATGCCCAATTAAGCGAGTTTTTTAAAGAGCCTACTGAAGAGTTTGCCGATGATGTTGCATCAGGCAGACTCCTCAATTTTTTCAACGAGGTATTTTCGATACTCGGTTTGGATGCATCTCTGCTCACAGGTCTTTCAATAAGTGGCAATGTATATACACTCCTCAAGGATGAATACAGAAAGCTTTTTATAGGCCCAATCCCACCTTATATAGTTCCGGTTGAGAGCGTCTATAAGAGATGGTCAGACGATCCCGGGTGTAAGTTGGCAATAGCAGGAGAGAAGGGTTACCTGATGGGGGATCCGGCAATAGATATGATAAAGAGATATCAAGCTAATGGGATTGTAATACCTGATAAGTATTCCTCCATGCCTGACCATATAGCACTGGAATTAGAATATATGTCATATTTATGCAATAATGCATCAAAAAGAGAACAGAGGGAATTTTTGGAAACTCATCTTGACTGGATAGACAGCCTTTCAGAGGATATTAATATGGTTGATAAAGGCGGTTTCTATTCTACAGCCATCCAAATCACGGAAAAAATGGGACGGTTCTATTTTCTTGACAGTGAAGATAAAAGATGA
- a CDS encoding 4Fe-4S dicluster domain-containing protein, with protein MSQYAIMVDLERCTGCKSCETACKLENGIPEGRYRTKVIWIDPAKGRRLSFMKMPCMHCEKPPCQASCPTGAISKRHEDGIVLMDKEKCIGCRYCIWACPYGAMSFDADRMVADKCTYCAHRLYRGEKPACVIKCPGYALSFGKKDELKAKALSEGRKERNINVGNTNPATFYFERLKP; from the coding sequence ATGAGTCAATATGCAATAATGGTTGATTTAGAAAGGTGCACTGGATGCAAGTCCTGCGAGACTGCCTGTAAACTTGAAAACGGCATCCCTGAAGGTAGATACAGAACAAAAGTCATATGGATTGATCCTGCAAAAGGAAGAAGACTTAGCTTTATGAAGATGCCATGTATGCATTGTGAGAAGCCACCGTGTCAGGCATCCTGCCCTACCGGTGCAATCTCAAAAAGGCATGAGGATGGAATTGTCCTTATGGATAAGGAGAAATGCATAGGCTGCAGGTACTGTATATGGGCATGTCCTTATGGAGCAATGAGTTTCGATGCAGATAGGATGGTTGCGGACAAATGCACATACTGTGCCCACAGGCTTTATAGGGGTGAGAAGCCCGCATGTGTGATTAAATGTCCAGGTTATGCCCTGAGTTTTGGAAAGAAAGATGAACTTAAGGCAAAGGCTTTATCAGAAGGCAGAAAAGAAAGAAACATCAATGTTGGTAATACAAACCCAGCAACTTTCTATTTTGAGAGGTTGAAGCCTTGA
- a CDS encoding molybdopterin-dependent oxidoreductase, whose product MDKLRLSRRTFLKVTGAAIVAGMSSTAKASEGFKQHRPYTESGIAPTPDRVVTSGCMWCQNACSMKVHVQGGRIVNIYGNPDDPVTGGKICPKGQNNVNVLYNKYRLKAPLKRVGPRGKPESYQEISWEQALTEIAEKLKMVKEKYGPEAFAWWVAGRSESQARAGLSGTFQKLYGTPHREGTGPFCNFSGGAASNSILGHNNPPWTYTREDFGGADWYMFVGSNMAACKPVTFGIVNDERIKRKAKLIVVDPRMSEAASRADVWLPIKPSTDMALALSMIYHIIEKNLQNNDFINSKVLGFDKLKAFLIEKKYTPEWAEKVTGISAKTIKELAEEYAKTEKAIIMGNAGLSHHTNSMLTHRAFYMLAAITGHFGKPSMGYGCGNNGGTKMGSVSAPKDKIVKPKKHRLGKSPVAWVEPMITGKPYPIKAFMSMGNPFVMWPDQGRIRKALDNLDVSVYFSIFPSVETTYFDYVLPSSPWTESGGVGPVSDERRFVFNPQIIQPLHQARPERWTIIELGKKMGWGDVFKDEYKDCVKLQKAMSKKTGFSPERFFAKKEGALRGPLPKPDSPEIGTLYTEKYGVPGKKGQFPRPSGKVEIWTEQLEKAFKNQGLNPFEFYADPEIGMKDGLPYLEYIDDDTSEGVTSQLIGKMRARRVRVKYPVGPEISGFDMYLTTGRPSASQFHGGTHWVSYLNEQMPDQYCMIHPEKAMEIGVQTGDKVKIEGLKGHVFAKAWVYEGIRRDTVFVPNGYSAEQPTGWKSINFITNKDKRCPVSDQTNYKGLICRIEKA is encoded by the coding sequence ATGGATAAGCTAAGGCTTTCAAGGAGAACATTTCTAAAGGTAACAGGTGCTGCTATTGTTGCAGGCATGTCTTCAACTGCAAAAGCCTCAGAAGGTTTTAAACAACATAGACCGTATACAGAGAGCGGTATAGCGCCTACGCCTGACAGAGTAGTAACGAGCGGATGCATGTGGTGCCAGAACGCGTGCAGCATGAAGGTGCATGTGCAGGGAGGCCGTATAGTCAATATTTACGGCAACCCCGACGACCCCGTAACCGGCGGCAAGATTTGTCCCAAGGGTCAGAACAATGTGAACGTGCTTTATAACAAATACCGTCTGAAGGCACCATTGAAAAGGGTTGGCCCAAGAGGAAAACCAGAATCCTATCAGGAGATAAGCTGGGAGCAGGCTTTAACAGAGATCGCTGAGAAGCTGAAAATGGTTAAGGAGAAATACGGACCTGAGGCATTTGCATGGTGGGTCGCTGGAAGGAGCGAATCTCAGGCAAGGGCGGGATTATCCGGCACATTCCAGAAACTTTACGGCACGCCGCACAGAGAGGGGACAGGCCCATTCTGCAACTTTTCGGGCGGGGCAGCCTCTAACTCCATTTTAGGACATAACAATCCGCCGTGGACATACACGAGGGAAGATTTCGGCGGCGCAGACTGGTATATGTTCGTAGGCAGCAACATGGCTGCATGTAAACCTGTAACATTTGGAATAGTGAATGATGAGAGGATAAAAAGAAAGGCAAAACTTATCGTGGTTGATCCGAGGATGTCGGAGGCAGCAAGCAGGGCTGATGTGTGGCTCCCTATAAAGCCCTCTACGGACATGGCATTAGCGCTTTCGATGATATACCACATTATCGAGAAAAACCTGCAGAACAACGATTTCATCAACAGCAAAGTGCTCGGCTTTGACAAGCTGAAGGCATTCCTCATCGAAAAGAAATACACGCCTGAATGGGCGGAAAAGGTAACGGGTATTTCCGCAAAGACTATAAAGGAACTTGCGGAAGAGTACGCAAAGACCGAAAAGGCGATAATTATGGGCAATGCGGGATTGAGCCACCATACGAACTCGATGCTTACGCACAGGGCCTTTTATATGCTCGCGGCAATTACAGGACATTTCGGAAAGCCCTCGATGGGCTACGGCTGCGGCAATAACGGCGGAACAAAAATGGGAAGCGTTTCGGCTCCGAAGGATAAGATAGTAAAGCCAAAAAAACATAGGCTCGGAAAATCCCCTGTAGCATGGGTCGAGCCGATGATTACCGGAAAGCCTTATCCCATCAAGGCATTTATGTCAATGGGTAATCCTTTTGTAATGTGGCCCGATCAGGGGAGGATAAGAAAGGCGCTGGACAATCTCGATGTCTCGGTATATTTCAGCATTTTCCCGAGCGTCGAGACGACCTATTTCGATTATGTCCTGCCGTCGTCGCCGTGGACCGAGTCGGGAGGCGTAGGCCCTGTTTCGGACGAAAGGCGATTTGTCTTCAATCCGCAGATCATCCAGCCGCTTCATCAGGCAAGGCCCGAGAGATGGACGATTATCGAACTCGGCAAAAAGATGGGATGGGGTGATGTGTTTAAGGACGAATATAAAGATTGTGTGAAATTACAGAAGGCAATGTCGAAAAAGACCGGATTTTCGCCCGAGAGATTTTTTGCAAAAAAAGAAGGAGCATTAAGAGGCCCTCTTCCCAAACCTGATTCGCCCGAGATCGGAACGCTCTATACCGAAAAATACGGCGTGCCGGGCAAGAAAGGGCAGTTCCCGAGGCCATCAGGCAAGGTAGAGATATGGACAGAACAGCTTGAAAAGGCGTTTAAGAATCAGGGGCTTAATCCGTTCGAATTTTATGCCGACCCCGAAATTGGAATGAAGGACGGGCTGCCGTATCTCGAATATATAGACGACGATACCTCGGAAGGAGTTACCTCGCAGTTAATCGGCAAGATGAGGGCGCGGCGCGTAAGAGTAAAATATCCGGTTGGACCTGAGATATCCGGCTTTGACATGTATCTTACCACAGGTAGGCCGAGCGCATCGCAGTTTCATGGCGGCACGCACTGGGTCAGTTATCTCAATGAACAGATGCCCGACCAGTACTGCATGATACATCCTGAGAAGGCTATGGAGATAGGTGTTCAGACCGGGGATAAGGTGAAGATAGAGGGATTAAAGGGGCATGTGTTCGCAAAGGCATGGGTCTACGAGGGCATAAGGAGAGACACGGTTTTTGTCCCGAACGGTTATTCAGCAGAACAACCCACAGGGTGGAAGTCCATAAACTTCATTACGAACAAAGACAAACGATGCCCAGTATCAGACCAGACAAATTACAAGGGCCTGATATGCAGAATAGAAAAGGCATAG
- a CDS encoding YkgJ family cysteine cluster protein, whose amino-acid sequence MHVKKGFHCIEGCVRCCTDRGNPLELTIVDILRLSRRLYIGIKDFFECYCEIVWNRIPDTSLLIPSIALIFPCGFLERDKCTIYDFRPIHCRLFPEALILDSGDLSLYRNCGYRCIDEGILMDKRRETYIHELKEIDRRELKATASYFENFKYCVELRPEEFKRISSLLSEIDDMEKAEKKRELCTETISKDTRDKVFSIFMEKLSRLDME is encoded by the coding sequence GTGCATGTTAAAAAGGGTTTCCATTGTATAGAAGGATGTGTGCGATGTTGCACAGACAGGGGCAATCCCCTTGAACTGACCATAGTAGATATACTCAGGCTGAGCAGGCGCCTCTACATAGGTATCAAAGATTTTTTTGAGTGTTATTGTGAGATAGTATGGAACAGAATACCGGATACATCTCTTCTCATACCATCTATCGCTTTGATATTCCCCTGTGGGTTTCTGGAAAGAGATAAATGCACCATCTATGATTTCCGACCTATCCATTGTCGTCTCTTTCCTGAGGCATTGATATTAGATAGTGGTGATTTGAGTTTATATCGCAATTGTGGCTACAGGTGCATAGATGAAGGCATCCTGATGGATAAGAGGAGGGAGACTTATATACATGAACTGAAAGAGATAGATAGGAGAGAATTAAAGGCTACCGCATCCTATTTTGAGAATTTTAAATACTGTGTTGAGTTGAGACCTGAGGAATTTAAACGAATAAGCAGTCTATTATCAGAGATAGATGATATGGAAAAGGCAGAAAAAAAGAGAGAACTATGCACAGAGACAATCAGCAAAGACACCAGAGATAAAGTATTCTCCATCTTCATGGAAAAACTCAGCAGGCTCGATATGGAATAA
- a CDS encoding PKD domain-containing protein translates to MIRLTKSMLLSGILFYCLVLGGVIPSYAQDASIVRATQVDGTVTKNGIPLKEGDLIQRDDKIATKEKSAAILTWSNGSIVEIYPETSLILKGITFEGDNKLERTLLALERGRIFVKAQVPEHIFSHFEINVSNVPLITQGAEFALKYDEAEKKFTVWSLIGRVIAEMGTNRVRIEEGQQAVLRVGGSPETPVQIAAGTKEALMKTSKRLGGSLLIEEETISTGGLLKVKIGGVKNRRGDFPYTVKFKAIIGGGSGKIKSIQWDFGDGKSAEGKEVQHTFTQGVYIVVLRVEDENGQKATSQISISVEEACAC, encoded by the coding sequence GTGATTAGACTTACTAAAAGCATGTTACTGTCAGGTATTTTGTTTTATTGCTTGGTGCTGGGCGGTGTTATTCCTTCTTATGCTCAGGATGCATCTATTGTAAGGGCTACACAGGTAGATGGGACTGTGACAAAGAACGGTATACCATTAAAAGAAGGTGATCTCATACAGAGAGATGACAAAATTGCCACCAAAGAGAAGTCAGCTGCTATCCTTACATGGTCAAACGGAAGTATAGTAGAGATTTACCCCGAAACATCTCTTATTTTAAAGGGGATTACCTTCGAAGGTGATAATAAATTAGAGAGGACATTGCTTGCCCTCGAAAGAGGGCGTATATTTGTAAAGGCCCAAGTTCCCGAACATATATTCAGTCACTTCGAGATAAATGTAAGTAATGTCCCCCTTATAACTCAGGGTGCTGAATTTGCACTCAAATACGATGAAGCCGAAAAGAAGTTTACAGTCTGGTCACTCATAGGAAGGGTAATTGCTGAAATGGGCACCAACAGAGTAAGGATAGAAGAAGGACAACAGGCAGTTCTGAGAGTAGGTGGAAGCCCAGAAACTCCTGTTCAAATAGCAGCTGGGACGAAGGAGGCATTAATGAAGACATCCAAAAGATTGGGTGGAAGCCTATTAATTGAAGAAGAAACAATATCCACTGGTGGGCTCCTTAAGGTAAAGATTGGGGGTGTAAAAAACAGGAGAGGGGACTTCCCTTATACGGTTAAATTCAAGGCTATTATTGGCGGTGGGAGTGGAAAGATTAAGTCAATCCAATGGGACTTTGGTGATGGTAAAAGCGCTGAGGGGAAAGAAGTCCAGCACACCTTCACTCAGGGGGTCTATATAGTAGTTCTCCGTGTTGAAGATGAAAATGGACAAAAGGCTACATCCCAGATCAGCATCTCTGTGGAAGAAGCCTGTGCATGTTAA